From a single Drosophila sulfurigaster albostrigata strain 15112-1811.04 chromosome 3, ASM2355843v2, whole genome shotgun sequence genomic region:
- the LOC133841234 gene encoding uncharacterized protein LOC133841234 isoform X2 produces the protein MQDYWHIPRASLVSSSSSAISSASSSKSSNKSNSNPPTLAQRSQVSSGTSAAVTAAAAAAVLAAAKRGSRSSQGSSDSNNSTRSAASGSLLLTAANLERFAEIHKKQERQHKMLLTDQQQLPSVHGHSSSSANYNANLALASSSRNGKDAVIVMGDDGAATDPNLQYVRTKDLDTVSIASSMHFTMVNGEPGGAKKQKRGLCDRGRQVTVLIISMSTIFLLLIMGMVYALEMRARDMPKS, from the exons ATGCAGGATTATTGGCATATACCCCGCGCCTCGCTCGTCTCCTCCAGCAGCTCGGCCATCAGTTCGGCCAGCTCATCGAAATCCTCCAACAAATCCAACTCGAATCCCCCAACGCTGGCCCAACGCAGCCAAGTCTCGTCTGGAACCAGCGCAGCGGTGactgcggcagcagctgccgctgtgTTGGCGGCCGCCAAGCGAGGATCACGCTCGTCGCAGGGCTCCAgcgatagcaacaacagcacacgG AGCGCCGCATCCGGCTCACTGTTGCTGACGGCAGCGAATCTGGAGCGATTCGCTGAAATCCACAAGAAGCAGGAGCGTCAGCACAAAATGCTGCTCACAGATCAGCAGCAATTGCCCAGCGTGCATGGCCACAGCTCCTCATCGGCCAATTATAATGCGAATCTCgccttggccagcagcagtcGCAATGGCAAGGATGCGGTTATAGTGATGGGTGATGATGGAGCAGCAACGGATCCCAATTTGCAGTACGTACGAACCAAAGATCTGGATACCGTTTCCATAGCCAGTTCCATGCACTTTACCATGGTCAATGGCGAACCCGGTGGCGCCAAGAAGCAGAAGCGCGGACTCTGCGATCGCGGTCGCCAGGTGACGGTGCTCATCATCAGCATGAGCACCATCTTCTTGCTGCTCATCATGGGCATGGTCTATGCGCTAGAGA tgCGCGCTCGTGACATGCCCAAAAGCTAA
- the LOC133841234 gene encoding uncharacterized protein LOC133841234 isoform X1: MEAHPKQMQDYWHIPRASLVSSSSSAISSASSSKSSNKSNSNPPTLAQRSQVSSGTSAAVTAAAAAAVLAAAKRGSRSSQGSSDSNNSTRSAASGSLLLTAANLERFAEIHKKQERQHKMLLTDQQQLPSVHGHSSSSANYNANLALASSSRNGKDAVIVMGDDGAATDPNLQYVRTKDLDTVSIASSMHFTMVNGEPGGAKKQKRGLCDRGRQVTVLIISMSTIFLLLIMGMVYALEMRARDMPKS, from the exons ATGCAGGATTATTGGCATATACCCCGCGCCTCGCTCGTCTCCTCCAGCAGCTCGGCCATCAGTTCGGCCAGCTCATCGAAATCCTCCAACAAATCCAACTCGAATCCCCCAACGCTGGCCCAACGCAGCCAAGTCTCGTCTGGAACCAGCGCAGCGGTGactgcggcagcagctgccgctgtgTTGGCGGCCGCCAAGCGAGGATCACGCTCGTCGCAGGGCTCCAgcgatagcaacaacagcacacgG AGCGCCGCATCCGGCTCACTGTTGCTGACGGCAGCGAATCTGGAGCGATTCGCTGAAATCCACAAGAAGCAGGAGCGTCAGCACAAAATGCTGCTCACAGATCAGCAGCAATTGCCCAGCGTGCATGGCCACAGCTCCTCATCGGCCAATTATAATGCGAATCTCgccttggccagcagcagtcGCAATGGCAAGGATGCGGTTATAGTGATGGGTGATGATGGAGCAGCAACGGATCCCAATTTGCAGTACGTACGAACCAAAGATCTGGATACCGTTTCCATAGCCAGTTCCATGCACTTTACCATGGTCAATGGCGAACCCGGTGGCGCCAAGAAGCAGAAGCGCGGACTCTGCGATCGCGGTCGCCAGGTGACGGTGCTCATCATCAGCATGAGCACCATCTTCTTGCTGCTCATCATGGGCATGGTCTATGCGCTAGAGA tgCGCGCTCGTGACATGCCCAAAAGCTAA